The Gammaproteobacteria bacterium genome window below encodes:
- a CDS encoding LysM peptidoglycan-binding domain-containing protein → MTSSYEVQSGDTLSGIASRSGSSVDALLAANPQIDDPDRILVGQRINLDGGEQLANAELTHVVRLGETLSGIAQQYGIGVSDLTAANPQISNPDLIYPDDRINVPLDAGDRPSGGAASTYIVQPGDTLSGIAAQRGSSAAAIAAANGIANPDLIYPGDTLVVPGSSAAPPNGPTVPAPETGTPNAPPGAGEFNYEQIAGVAGNANVTPEFIAEVEAMAQRLDTRPEYLMAVMSFETGGSFSPSVQNPVSDATGLIQFLPSTARGLGTSVAELKGMTATQQLSVVEQYFRQYEGQLGSLEGVYTSVLSGTARPDPEAVLFSQGTAAYTQNSGLDFNSDGRITSGEATSAVASRLYGGVSAVQQQLMDRGYGHGAGFVDGQFGPDTAAAISDFQQANGLNATGLLDDATGRALFAADAAPAPNAPSAAPEYDPYTVYSTGGGTVRITSASQLRPHHDYQTQVREGQTLEVRDVTIAHAGQAHNTQTIPAPVSGEVVSAGPMGTAGNAVVLRGDDGGLVYLFHMTRVDVSAGVRVNYGDAVGIQGTTGHSTGEHVHIEASSATIDRWVGDLLDGRFDGAAH, encoded by the coding sequence ATGACCAGCAGCTACGAGGTTCAGTCCGGCGACACACTGTCCGGCATCGCCAGCCGCAGCGGCAGCAGCGTCGACGCGCTGCTGGCTGCGAATCCGCAGATTGATGACCCCGATCGAATCCTCGTCGGGCAACGGATCAATCTCGATGGCGGCGAACAGCTGGCCAATGCCGAGCTGACCCACGTGGTGCGCCTGGGCGAGACGCTTTCCGGGATCGCGCAGCAGTACGGAATTGGTGTGTCCGATCTCACTGCCGCCAATCCGCAGATCAGCAATCCGGACCTGATCTACCCCGATGACCGGATCAATGTGCCCCTCGATGCGGGTGATCGCCCGTCCGGCGGCGCAGCCTCCACCTATATCGTTCAACCCGGTGACACCTTGTCCGGGATCGCAGCCCAACGTGGCAGCTCGGCCGCTGCCATCGCCGCGGCCAACGGCATCGCCAATCCGGATCTGATCTATCCCGGCGATACGCTGGTGGTCCCGGGTTCGAGCGCCGCGCCGCCGAACGGTCCCACCGTACCGGCGCCGGAAACCGGTACGCCGAACGCACCGCCTGGCGCCGGCGAGTTCAACTACGAACAGATCGCCGGCGTCGCCGGCAATGCCAATGTCACCCCGGAATTCATCGCTGAAGTCGAGGCCATGGCGCAACGTCTGGATACGCGCCCGGAATACCTGATGGCGGTGATGAGCTTCGAGACCGGCGGCAGCTTCTCGCCCAGCGTACAGAATCCGGTCAGCGACGCCACCGGACTGATCCAGTTCCTGCCGAGCACCGCTCGCGGTCTGGGCACCAGCGTGGCCGAATTGAAAGGCATGACGGCCACACAGCAACTGTCCGTAGTCGAGCAGTACTTCCGGCAATATGAGGGGCAGCTCGGTTCCCTCGAAGGCGTCTACACCTCGGTGCTGTCCGGCACGGCGCGTCCGGATCCCGAGGCGGTGCTGTTTTCGCAGGGCACCGCGGCCTACACCCAGAACAGCGGTCTGGACTTCAACAGCGATGGCCGGATCACCTCCGGTGAGGCGACCTCGGCGGTGGCTTCGCGGCTGTACGGCGGCGTCAGCGCCGTGCAGCAGCAATTGATGGACCGCGGCTACGGTCACGGCGCCGGTTTTGTGGATGGCCAGTTCGGCCCCGACACCGCCGCGGCGATCAGCGATTTTCAGCAGGCCAATGGTCTGAACGCGACCGGGCTGCTGGATGACGCGACCGGCCGCGCACTGTTCGCCGCCGATGCGGCGCCAGCACCGAACGCACCGAGCGCCGCGCCCGAATACGATCCTTACACCGTCTATTCCACCGGCGGGGGCACCGTTCGCATCACCAGTGCGAGCCAGTTGCGACCGCATCACGACTATCAGACCCAGGTGCGCGAAGGGCAGACGCTGGAAGTGCGCGACGTCACGATCGCGCATGCCGGCCAGGCCCACAACACGCAGACCATCCCGGCACCGGTCAGCGGGGAGGTGGTCAGTGCCGGCCCGATGGGCACGGCCGGCAACGCCGTGGTGCTGCGCGGCGACGATGGCGGGCTGGTCTATCTGTTCCACATGACGCGCGTGGACGTGTCCGCCGGAGTTCGGGTGAACTACGGTGATGCCGTTGGAATCCAGGGCACGACCGGGCATTCGACCGGCGAGCACGTGCATATCGAAGCCTCCTCCGCGACCATCGATCGATGGGTCGGTGACCTGCTGGATGGTCGCTTCGACGGAGCGGCCCACTGA